CCAACCCTTTGGTTCtaatataatttatctttttcatttctccatacataggtggagttttaatctaaaattttacaagatggtAGTACACATCATGCATAGCACATTTTAGAAAAATACATCAtaaatttttatcattattttcatTGGTTTGGATATTTAATGATAAATTAATCAttagagttcaaaattatatgaaaaataatgatgaaaaattaCGACAATTTTTTTAGTATACATTGTGATGTCTATTACTaccttgcaaaatttaaaattaaaattcaacttgtgtatggagaaacaaaaagataaattgtGTTATGGGGTAAAGTGGActaaattgcatagtttagggggtaaattaAATCAAGTTATAGTTTAGAGGGTTATTCAGACTTTAGCTATACTTGAAGGGAGTAAACTTGAAGGGAGCATACAGTACTTCTTGTGTTATGGATCTATGTCTAACAATACTTGAAATGGCTTAAAACCATTAAGCTAGCTAGAAAAACTTACTATATTTTTGACCTCATGAAATATTATCTATTGACTATAGTAGTATCTATATCAGCTCTTGTGGAACTACTGCAAGTTCATCTCAATTTCTTGCTAAATCAAAAGCCGTGAATGAATCATAAAAATATGAGATCAAAATCTCTCTGTGGTAAATTTAGCATGTAAAAATCAATTAATTTTTTCTTACAAACTTTACCGTGCAAAGGCTAATAGCTCCAAATTTCTAAACCTACTTTCAAAAGTATGCACCTCATAGTACACTTCAGCATGTTATGGCATGGAACATGTTCCATGCCCAAACATGTTGTGTACTTCAGCTGGGTACGGCTACCAGGCTTCCTCtctccccgacaggtgggccagcTTCAGGCATGCCCAATAACCAACAAGGCTCCGCCGTTCCCGTCACCCACCACCCGGCTTAACCCGCTCGCCTTCACCCACaaacgccacgccgccgccgatcaGCCAACAACCCCACCAATCTGCTTCCACCCCGAGCTCGGAAGCTTCCGGAGCCTAGGGTTCCCGCCCCACATGGCGCTCCTCTCCGACGACGCCGAGTTCTACCTCCAGGTCGGCGCTCTTTGGGTGCTCTCCGCCACCGTCACCATCACGATCCTCAGGGGCTGGATCCGCGGGCACGGCTTCCGCCCAAACACGTCCCACCTCTTCGTGCTGAGCTACAGCTTGGTGCTCGCCCAGGACGCcctccggctgctcctggtCCACGGGAACATCCCCAAGGTACCTCCGTGGGCGCGCGGGCTTGCCTCCCCTGCTCCTGTGTTCCCAATTTCGCGCGGACTAGCTAGATTTGCGGGTTTTGTGTGTGATTGTCTGATGGGTGGTTACCGTGGCAGCCCTACCGGTGCAGACGATGCCCCGGAGACGCCAGCGTGCCGGCAGTCCGGGACTGCATTCTTCTGGCGGCACTGTACAGCCGGGATCTCGCGCAGGTCGCCGACCGCTGCTTCACCATGCTGCTGATCGCGGGTGTGTCGTTCCTGGGGGATGCCATTTGGGGGGAAAGGATGCCACCAAGTCCGAGTGTTCCTGAAAGGAGGGATCTCAGTAAAGTTGGAGGCATCGTTATCGagatttcaatgctcatttccTGCGTTTTGTCGTGCATCCACGGTTTGCCCGTCTTGCTTCAAGACTACATGGCTGCTGCAGCGAGTGGCAGGGATACTGCTGTGGCATAGCGTTTGGTAAGATATAAGATCTTTATATTTTGCGTACCCTCCATCTTGATTTCAATTTCTGTCAGTTAGTCCAAATCAAGGAAAGTTCTAAAAATATCTGGCTAGTCTTTGTCTCTTATATGTTTGGCTCTAATGCTTTGTTTGTAAGGGGAAAGGGGATATTCTCTAATAATGTACTGCTGGACTAATTTTAGATGTCAGGGTAATATTTGGGTTACTGCTTGGATATGATGCTTAATTGCCATGTAGTACCTAGATTCCTTACTCGAAAAGTCAAAATGGAATCCTCACTTGACTAAGCATAACAAAAGGTGGGATGAACTATTGGTTATTTCCATTTCTTAGGATGTTGAGCATGCTGTTTGGACATCTCTGCTTTTATAGGTGACACATCTCTTCTTCCAATTATATATGCAAAGTCACGAACTAGTGTTAACATGATGCGGCTGCCTTaagttttgttttatttattgttGATTAAATGACTATtttgcaagttgcaactttATTAGTTCTTTTTCATTTCACTATTAAGAGAAATTCTGTGTCCCATGAATTCTTGCTAACAGATACTGGCTGACTACCTGTGTTAAGCATTAGCACTTTTCTATATGTAATTATGAACTGATTTGACACAATGATCATCGCATGTGTTATGCATTATTCTTCCCTGAACTTTTGATATGAGTATTCATATTCAGTTGTGGAATAAAATCTGCTAGTGAAGTTGATAATTCATAGCACGCATTATTTCAATCTGATATGTACTCCACATTGGCACCTTTTATTTAGAGCCATCATCCATGGGGCCACAAAAAAATTTACTTATATTCACTCTAACTCATTAACCCAATGTTAAAGCTGTGATCACTACAAGGGGCAGGGGCACAAGTCCTTTCAATATTTTATCCTCTTTTTTCTGCTTCTAACAAACCAACAAGCACCATATTCCTTGACAAAGACAGGGTTATAATCTGGATGGAGTGAGATAGTTTTCTCtgtccatcttttttttttattggTGAGAGTCAATATATCTTGGTGTTATATTGAATGATTGGATCAAATTCATAGAATTGGTGAGAGTCGATGTATCTTGGTGTTATATTGAATGATTggatcaaattcatagctcttgtATGTTTCTTTTTTTCCGGCACCCTTTTCTAGTCCTGAATCCTTTTTGTAGATTGTTTCAAGTGACTGGTTGATTCAATATCACATTTGCTATAACTagctatatatttttttccgAGTAATTACCCATGTTTTCCATATATGGTAGAGCTATATTTGGTACATTTGATTGATCTAGTTGTATCAGTAATTGGTCTTTGGTGGTTGGTGATTTACCCTAGTCAAACTAATACTACTGGAAAAGTGCCCATAGGCACTGGTTGGTGTGTGTAACTGCATATGGCTGTCTTTGTAACCACTTGCATCTATGAACGTTAGACTTGCATAACATCCAACCAAGTgctgtcttctttttttttcagcatAACCAAGTGCTGTCTTTAGAAGTTCAATTGCCCCATTTTAGTTGTAGATATTATTAGGCAAACTTTAGATGCTCAATTATCCCATCAAAGTTATATGTGGTGAATACTGATGAGTGATGACTACATGAAGTTCCTTAACATGCTCCTGTCTGTCTACTTTGAGTATAGTAGTTCGATAAACTTTTTCTAAGGTGATTCCTTTAAGTCTAATGAAGGGATACATTATTCTAATATGCATAGCGTGCATGTTATTTGGTAGCATCAATTATTCTGTATTAGTGACTGGAACTATTTTTTGTCATCTGATCAGAGTCAATACCCTTATGTCTACATATTTAATTCTTGTGAATTTATTGGCTTAGGGCCTTCCCAGGCACTAAGGTCATTCTAGATTAGATAGCAGCTACCTAGCAAACCCAAGTGAGGCCTGATTTTGTTAAAGGTTAAAGTTTCTATAATATATAGATGTTTCCATGAACTTGAGCAGTTAGGTCTTAGCTGcatttgatttttcttttagttcttGCCTTAGCCTAGTCATGTTAATTCTATATTTACTGGAGTATGTATTAGGTTGCGATGTGAGCTGCTGTGGTGGTTAAGCTCTGCAACAGTTACATTACATACATACAACTACTACAGCTTACATGGGGTTTGTTTACAGAGTTTTCAGCCTTCTCAAACTGTACTCTAACAGCACAATCTATCTGCAGGATACCCTAACATCCAAGACCTTTCAAGAATGCTTAATTTTGTATGAACTAAACCGGCATGGTCTATCACTATTGTGTAATGAATTGGTAGCACACAAACTGAGCTTTCAGTTAGCTCCCATCCTCTGTAGTGTTGCATTAGATGTCAATTGCTTTGTGATGGATGGACCATGTGAGTTGCAAACCATAATATTTTCATGCAAGAATTTGATATAAACTAATGTGATTGGATATCAATTGATTCTGGCTACAAGTTTCTATGTGTAAAACTGACATTTCACTGTTGCCATTACAGTTCTGGATCGTAACACAAGGCAATCTGATGGAGTAAAAGAGCTGTTCTGTAAGTGGCTTTCATAGGTCGAACtacaagttgttggactaaCTGGATTCGATGCTACTACATGTTACCGGATGCTGTTTCTGTCGTCAAACCATTGTGGAACCAATATGGCATAGTTCAGCTAGGACATGGCTATTGTCCACGTACGTTTTACAAGCATAACTAGGACCAGACGACGAGCCTAAGTTTTGAAACTTCAGCTCAGGAAGTTCTCTATATCTCTGCTGGGTATTTATTTACTTTGCAGAGATTGGCGTGTACTTGAGCGCTCAGCAGCATGTGCTTGTGCACGCGATGAGACACAGCCGCTGTCTTGGTGATATTCTGATTTGATCACGCTATTCGTTAATTCGTATCTGCTGCTCGGTGACAATGAGTATGGTATGCTGCTTGCCGCATGAAATGTTTTCTGATGTAATTGAATCCATACCTTGTTCAGAATCAAAGCTTATAGGTTCCGAGATACCAATTGCACCTGGATCCAAAAAAGTTTATCCTGTGGTCAGCAGTTTCGCGGGGCGTCTTCAGTCCCTGCGCTGGTGACCGAATCCCTCCCGGCCCCGGCGTCCTCTGTTTCGACCGGCCAACCAGACTTGCCGGGGCATGTGCATCAGGAGACAGCCATGGCCACGGGAGCATACGTGACGACGCGGCGCGATGGCCAGTTTGCGTTCCCGCTCGAACCAGCGGCGACCGGCGAGAGTCGGGCTTGCACGGGTGTGACTAGAGCTGGTAATGGGCTATGATCGATCCTAATGCTCTTTTCACAATCCAATTGGTTTTTACtatttttagcttaaaattgATAAGACTGAGCCCGATTCTTGTAGAGTCCGACCTTTAAATTATCTATATAAAAAATTAAGGCCATTTACCCAAGGTGTGACCTATTGAGTGGCCGCCGCCGAGAGTTCCGGCCCGACAAACCAGTATCATCTGTCGGCCCGCTATATGGAGTGACAACATCGCAACCAAACCGCTCGCTGCCTTCTCGGAGCAGGACTTGATTCCGATCGATGGAAGAAAAATGGGAAACTCAATCAAATGAACTCCAAAGGACCCTGCAATTTTAACTACATACATCTTCGCATATTCATGGTGAGTCTTTGGCCAAAAGATCTCTAAAAATATCAAGATCACGCCAAGGGTTCATCTGAGAGGTCTTTTACGTCACTACCGGATTCGCATTTGTCGCGCACTAGGTAATTGgtctatttgccgagtgcccgaggaAACGCTCTTGGCAAATATACAACAAATTAAGCATGGGTTTTCTGGGTTTTCCGGTAGTGCGTGCCTGCGTGGACGAATCAGCCAATCAGGTGTCATATATATGATGATACTAATTTCGTTCGTTAGGAATCACAGGTATCACACACATACGTACGTGTCGATCGGCTCCCTTCTCGGGCCAGGATTCGATTCCGATCAAGTGGTGGAGCGAAGTCCGGATCGAAGGCAACTCCATAGATCACGTCACGTGCACTACCGGAAAAATGTAATTTGCCGAGCGTTAgaatttttgccgagtgtttttttatCGAACACTTGGCAAAAAGGCTCTTTACCAAGTGTAAAAGtgaagacactcggcaaaaaaaaaaacactcggcgAAGAGTCTCTTTGCtgagtttgccgagtgtcaaataaatacactcggcaaatatatttttcaaatctaattttgaaccactaaataaatttaaataaaaaaatttacctACAAAGTTGTGTACTTTTTAAGATCTATaacttttatattatttttttattttttcataaaATGATAGTAAATTTGTTCACAAAATCGATAGCTCTCCTCTATTTCCCATCTTTGTGCTCAAATATAGGCACCCCATAATGACTCCCAATCCCTCTTCCCGCCACCTTTTTTCTGCCGGCGCCTCTTCTACCGCCCTTCTTGGCGCCGCGccgagggaggaagggaggccaccgccgctcgcagccATGGTCTGCCCGTGGAGAAAGAGGGTTGCGCCGCCCTGTGGGCTCAACGGCGGCGTCCACACAGGTGGTCAATGGTGGGGGCCGCAACCCGATGTTCGACCAGTCGTTATGCATCGGTGTGCGCGTGAGGGACATCGACGTTGCGCTCCACTGCGAGGTGTGGATGCTCAGCCGGGTCAAGAACTACATGCAGGACAGCTGCAAGGCTTCGCGCTTGTGCCGCTCCTGGAGGTTGTCGCTGCCGATGGCGGCACGCTCGCCTGAGTTCTTGCAGACCTCTtccagaccccccccccccctcagggTTCTTGGTTCTTGCAGCTTGAGCTCTCCTACATCAGGGTCGTGCCTGAGGTCGCGCCCATCTCACCCACGCCCAAGCCGGCGTTGACCGAcacggacgaggaggagccGGAGAATAACGCCGACGACCGCGTCAGGAACGGGAAGGAGCACGAGAAGGTCGAGTTCCCGGACCTGAAtctcgcggaggcggcggcgtacaTGGTTTTCCAACTGAAGTATAGGAAACTCTTGGGGATGGtctattttttttcctccccATACTATTTTGGGAGTTGGTAAAAACCATGATTTGCGGAATAAAAAATGGGTAACTCTTGGAGGTGCTTAAGAATTTCACATGCAAGACATTAGGCTCACTTTCAGTCATTGTGGTTTATTACCATGTTCTACAAATTGTTATTAGCATGTTCTACCAATGTGTGAATCTCAGCCCTGGTACTCGGGCCTATCTTTTGATAGTATAAACCTTAGTGACTGAAACATCATTCAGAGTTGGCAGTTTGGACATAGAGTCTGAATTGGATGCATGTGGCGGCAATTACCAAATTTTCACCATGTTCTGATTTGATTTCTTCCCCTTCCAGTAATCGTTTGATTTGGGGCCAAACGATCTCCACCACAATGCGGCGGTAACAGGTTTGTTTATTCCCTCTTCCTTTTGCTTCCTATCCTAAACTTCATTTATGATTTGGATCTCTTCCCCTTCCTGTTGTTGCTTGCTTTATAGTATCCTTGAATCCTAAAGGTTCGTGGCCTACTAtcctcactctctctcaaaaTTATACGGGGTTCTTTATGAATTTACCCTATTTATAAATGTGTCCTGTACAACTTGCCTATTTGTGCTTGCAATCTAAAATGATCTGGTTACATGAAAAACTGATAAATACTGAATATTTACAATCTCAATTAGAAATGATTTATGGGATTTTGTCTCATGATTATTCCCAATTGGGTTCTCAAGCAGATGAGttgcttcttttcttctttAAAATAAGCAATGCATTATAGTAATATAGAAGAGGTACATTTTAGTATGTTTTAATCTAGGTTGTGGTCATGATTTGATTCAGTGTGCAAACATGCTCTAGACGATTACATACAGTCTATTTATGTATCCAAGCTTCTTCTAGATTCCATATTTCTCAGCTATTTTATTTGTCTATCACAAACAGGACCATATCCAAAACTACAACAGCTGTATGCCTAGTTCAAGCATGCTATGTGTAATCAGGTAAGTAATTTTAATTAGCCTTTTGAATTGGTATTTGCATTGTCCATCACAAATTGGGGAGTGCATTAACATCATTTTGCCTCATAGGTTCCGACAAATCAATAGCATTTCCCATCTTGCTATGTAGTCCTCGATTGAAACTGCAAAATGTAGATATTTTTTTCAGATAATTATTGTTAGCCGCTGCAAGTATATCTTCCTATGTCCAGATCCATCATGTTTTCCCTTGTCAATTTGAGTGGTAGCTGTTTGGTCTCAATATTTTCTTGGCTGCATAGGTCCCTTGTTTTGTGGCCTCATAGGTGATGCCATGGGAATTTGAGTTTGTAAATTACTCATCTGATAAGGACCTGTGGTTGTCATTGAAATGCTTAAAATGGTTATAATGTACCTTGCAGATCCAATTTGCCAGAATACAGTGCTAATTTCCTGAATATACATGGATAACCAACAAGGGTCATTCGCGGTTCAATCTTTTATGCAGAAAAAATTGCATGCTCTGCTGTTTACTACTTAGTTCTAACCTTGCTGCATTGCAAATCTGCAAGGTGTTGTCCGATTCAGATGCCTTTACTTTCTCATGTGACATAGATGGTAATTTTCACCTCATCATCCAGAGTTAAATTCCTCATGTTCATTTCTAATTCAGATCCGATTGGAGAGGGGCTGGCAATGGAGGCGTTGGTGGAGGTGGCTGTTCCATAGTGCATCATACCAAGAAACGAAGTGAATTGAGCAGAAATTGTTCATGTCATGTTTCCTTGCATTTTCTTAGTTGTTTCTTTTGAACTGTACCTAGCCTGTGCACCTATAGCCTTTACCTGTTTTTGTAGTCTGTGAGAGGTAAATAATTCCTTTGAAATTATAGCTTTCTGTGCATGTTGGCCTTATATTGTTTCATATTATCCAAATAAAAGTAGATCCACTTTGAAAGTTATATGCTAAAACCCCAAAAATGCTTCTTTAAATTTGCTTCCATGTAATCTGTCCGATGGTTCTCAATGTACACAACCATGTCTGAAGATCACGTACGGGAAAATAGAGCATTGTATGTACTCACGAACTAAAAATATTTACGCTAATTTTCATGAAT
The Panicum virgatum strain AP13 chromosome 6N, P.virgatum_v5, whole genome shotgun sequence genome window above contains:
- the LOC120678624 gene encoding uncharacterized protein LOC120678624; this encodes MALLSDDAEFYLQVGALWVLSATVTITILRGWIRGHGFRPNTSHLFVLSYSLVLAQDALRLLLVHGNIPKPYRCRRCPGDASVPAVRDCILLAALYSRDLAQVADRCFTMLLIAGVSFLGDAIWGERMPPSPSVPERRDLSKVGGIVIEISMLISCVLSCIHGLPVLLQDYMAAAASGRDTAVA